A genomic region of Aureimonas populi contains the following coding sequences:
- a CDS encoding GntR family transcriptional regulator codes for MLDLKVERQAAPLRHGVTDSIRNAIALGHFRPGERMPERVLCEITGVSRTLVREALRQLESEGLVQVVPHRGPVVAKLSVKEAQDIYRVRAELEGLASELFAEAADDAAQARLREAFATLKAASVGASSLDRLRAKNAFYESLLTGSGNSALGTSLHFLNSRIMLLRAMSLQAPGRVEESIRELGALVEALVARDAAKARTLAVAHVGNAAKVALDALAKG; via the coding sequence ATGCTCGATCTCAAAGTGGAGAGGCAGGCCGCGCCTCTGCGGCACGGTGTTACGGACAGTATCCGCAATGCCATCGCGCTCGGTCATTTCCGGCCGGGAGAGCGGATGCCGGAGCGCGTTCTGTGCGAGATCACGGGGGTCAGCCGTACACTGGTGCGTGAAGCGTTGCGGCAACTGGAATCCGAGGGGCTCGTCCAGGTCGTGCCTCACCGGGGGCCGGTCGTCGCCAAGCTCTCGGTCAAGGAAGCGCAGGATATCTACCGCGTCCGCGCCGAACTGGAGGGGCTGGCGAGCGAACTGTTCGCCGAAGCGGCCGACGACGCTGCCCAGGCGCGTCTGCGAGAAGCCTTCGCCACATTGAAGGCCGCATCGGTCGGGGCGAGCAGCCTGGACCGGCTCCGCGCCAAGAATGCCTTCTACGAAAGCCTTTTGACAGGTTCGGGAAACAGCGCGCTCGGCACGAGCCTGCATTTCCTGAATTCACGCATCATGCTTCTACGCGCGATGTCGCTGCAGGCGCCGGGTCGCGTAGAAGAGAGCATCCGCGAACTGGGTGCATTGGTGGAGGCCCTCGTCGCAAGGGATGCCGCGAAGGCCCGGACATTGGCCGTGGCCCATGTCGGCAACGCAGCGAAAGTTGCCCTGGACGCATTGGCCAAGGGCTGA
- a CDS encoding TRAP transporter substrate-binding protein has product MKSGLMRLLAGAAAAGLGLSAVGAVAQQRPDYDFTMGVITSPGDVYTAMTQSLPERIAEATEGRVEVTVSDSLVAANQVANAVRDGRLPMSAALHTYISSEDPRMGIFNLPGLINDIDEYVAVREAFWREDVKTIWRDNWNAVMLADGAWCPTALFSKTPIHTVEDFRGKRIRIHNPQTAELMSALGALPVPMPTSEVTPALERGVIDGVFTSICVGAAFELPRVAPHVQDWAMSPVTGWVILINADTWAELPDDLKGPIETAALELQEEAFATYQTYIDRAVERIESLGSELWVASDELKAEASAPDIAGSAYSSWYARASELGIDGEAYVAQVREALGKE; this is encoded by the coding sequence ATGAAGTCGGGTTTGATGCGCCTGTTGGCCGGAGCGGCCGCTGCGGGGCTGGGGCTGAGCGCTGTCGGCGCCGTCGCCCAGCAAAGGCCGGACTATGATTTCACCATGGGCGTCATCACGTCGCCCGGTGACGTCTATACCGCGATGACCCAAAGCCTGCCGGAGCGGATCGCAGAAGCGACCGAGGGCCGCGTGGAGGTGACGGTTAGCGATTCCCTCGTGGCGGCCAACCAGGTGGCCAACGCCGTGCGGGACGGCCGCCTGCCCATGTCCGCCGCGCTGCACACCTACATCTCGTCCGAAGATCCTCGCATGGGCATCTTCAACCTGCCCGGTCTCATCAACGATATCGATGAGTATGTAGCCGTGCGTGAGGCGTTCTGGCGCGAGGACGTCAAGACCATCTGGCGCGACAACTGGAACGCGGTGATGTTGGCCGACGGCGCGTGGTGCCCCACGGCATTGTTCTCCAAGACGCCGATCCATACGGTGGAGGACTTTCGCGGCAAGCGCATTCGCATCCACAATCCGCAGACCGCCGAGCTGATGAGCGCGCTCGGTGCGCTGCCGGTGCCGATGCCTACCTCCGAAGTCACCCCCGCCTTGGAGCGGGGCGTGATCGACGGGGTCTTCACCTCGATCTGCGTGGGGGCGGCCTTCGAGTTGCCGCGCGTGGCGCCCCACGTTCAGGACTGGGCGATGTCGCCCGTGACGGGCTGGGTCATCCTCATCAATGCCGACACCTGGGCGGAATTGCCGGACGATCTGAAGGGGCCGATCGAGACCGCGGCGCTTGAGCTTCAGGAAGAAGCGTTCGCTACCTATCAGACCTATATCGATCGCGCGGTGGAGCGGATCGAATCGCTGGGCTCCGAGCTATGGGTCGCCTCGGACGAGTTGAAGGCTGAGGCCAGCGCGCCCGACATTGCCGGTTCGGCCTACAGCTCATGGTATGCTCGGGCCTCGGAGCTGGGGATCGACGGCGAAGCCTATGTCGCACAGGTGCGCGAGGCTCTCGGCAAGGAGTGA